The sequence GGCGGCGCACAACCCTGACAACGTCACCGTCAGCGCACGCGGCGGCGTGGTGCTGTGCGAAGACGGCGGCGAAAGTCCGGACGACTACGGCCCCGGCGCGCGTCTGCTAGGCCTGACCCGCAACGGCGAATCGTTCTATCTGGCCAAGAACAACGTGCAGCTCACCTCGCAGCAGATCGCCGATGCCGGCAAGACCATTGCCGAAGGCGATTACCGCGACACCGAGTTCTGCGGCGCCTGCTGGGACCCGTTGGCACGCACCTTATTCGTCAACATCCAGACCCCAGGCATCACCGTGGCGATCACCGGCCCGTGGGAACGCGGGCCGCTGTAAGCCGCGCAGTCCTGACGCTGCTGCACACACAAAAACGGCGCCCCAGGGCGCCGTTCGTGCGTTCTGCATCACATACGTGCAGTGCGTCGACTCAGAGCTGCTCGTCGGCGTCGTCTTGATCGGACGGACGCTGGTCGCCTACCGTCCACAAGCGCTCCAGCGCATAGAACTCGCGTACGCGCGGCAGCATCACATGCACTACCACGTCGCCCAGGTCCACCAGCACCCACTCGGCCTCGCGCTCGCCTTCCACGCCCAACGGCATCACGTCCAGGCGCTTGGCGAACTTGACCACTTCTTCGGCGATCGATTTGACATGGCGGGTCGAGGTGCCCGAGGCCACCACCATGTAATCGCACACGCTGGACTTGCCGCGCACGTCGATCTCGACCACGTCCTTGGCCTTCAGCTCCTCCACGGCCTCGCGCACGGTAGCCAACAGGGCCGGCACAGACGGCGGCGGATTCGGAAGGGAGGTCTTGATGACTTGGGCTTGACTGGTCAAAGCGGGCAACTCGATGGAATTGGCGGGAATTATAGGCCGGTCCGGGCGGACGCGTGTTCAGCTAGCCGGGCGGGCGCAGCCATACAGGCCTTCCCGCGCGAT comes from Xanthomonas vesicatoria ATCC 35937 and encodes:
- the rsfS gene encoding ribosome silencing factor, whose translation is MTSQAQVIKTSLPNPPPSVPALLATVREAVEELKAKDVVEIDVRGKSSVCDYMVVASGTSTRHVKSIAEEVVKFAKRLDVMPLGVEGEREAEWVLVDLGDVVVHVMLPRVREFYALERLWTVGDQRPSDQDDADEQL